The following are encoded in a window of Mycobacterium sp. ELW1 genomic DNA:
- the rpsR gene encoding 30S ribosomal protein S18, producing MGLTSVDYKDTATLRVFISERGKIRSRRVTGLTVRQQRQVATAIKNAREMALLPYPGAK from the coding sequence ATGGGACTGACCTCGGTGGACTACAAAGACACCGCCACCCTGCGGGTGTTCATCTCCGAACGCGGAAAGATCCGGTCCCGCAGGGTCACCGGCCTCACGGTGCGCCAGCAGCGTCAGGTGGCGACCGCCATCAAGAACGCGAGGGAGATGGCGCTGCTGCCGTACCCGGGGGCGAAATGA
- a CDS encoding GTP-binding protein — MRTPVLLVAGHGDSDAVARTLLRQDGTLVVRHHFDGHVVHRILTIVQNGVPTTAGHVLELEHGCLSCTVRNDLLLLLRRLHRRADVERIVVHLEPDLEPEPVCWAINHVRTRLGPGYLDGPASRDVEIIGVITCLDSPTWLAHALCDDELDDGRTVAQVVVGHSEFADVIVAPRVDRTTVAVLRRLAPRAWIIQLPDHVEEAVANLEPGARRGRTDDPHGPLLDGEPPLDTDGQVGIVEFVADRPFHPERLHDALDVLLTGVVRTRGRIWLANEPDNVMYLESAGGGLRVSSGGKWLAAMSDSEVAYVEPERRVMASLAWDDRYGDRRTSMTILVCGAERLEIEDALRQALVTDDEMSSPGSWADYPDPFGHWHEEPCGDSAGHSELSRPTTGPTTNHGEDR, encoded by the coding sequence GTGCGAACCCCGGTACTGCTGGTCGCAGGTCACGGTGACAGCGACGCCGTGGCCAGGACACTGCTGCGGCAGGACGGAACTCTGGTCGTGCGGCACCACTTCGACGGCCATGTGGTGCACCGAATTCTGACCATCGTGCAGAACGGCGTTCCCACCACCGCCGGTCACGTCCTGGAACTGGAACACGGCTGCCTGTCGTGCACGGTGCGCAACGACCTGCTCCTGCTGTTGCGCAGACTGCACCGCCGCGCCGATGTGGAGCGGATCGTCGTACACCTGGAGCCCGACCTGGAGCCCGAACCCGTCTGCTGGGCCATCAACCACGTCCGGACCCGCCTGGGCCCCGGCTACCTCGACGGACCCGCGTCCCGTGACGTCGAAATCATCGGCGTCATCACCTGTTTGGATTCACCCACCTGGCTCGCACACGCGCTCTGCGACGACGAGCTCGACGACGGGCGCACCGTGGCCCAGGTGGTGGTCGGCCACAGCGAGTTCGCCGACGTGATCGTGGCGCCGAGAGTGGACCGCACCACCGTGGCCGTTCTGCGTCGGTTGGCACCTCGTGCCTGGATCATCCAACTGCCCGATCACGTCGAGGAAGCAGTGGCGAACCTGGAGCCCGGCGCGCGTCGTGGCCGCACTGACGATCCGCACGGGCCGCTGCTGGACGGTGAGCCGCCACTGGACACCGACGGACAGGTCGGCATCGTCGAGTTCGTCGCCGACCGCCCGTTTCACCCTGAGCGCCTTCACGATGCGCTCGACGTACTGCTGACCGGCGTGGTGCGCACCCGCGGCCGAATCTGGCTGGCCAATGAGCCCGACAACGTGATGTATCTGGAGTCCGCCGGCGGCGGCCTGCGTGTCAGCTCAGGCGGAAAGTGGCTGGCGGCGATGAGTGATTCGGAGGTCGCCTACGTCGAACCGGAACGCCGAGTCATGGCAAGCCTGGCGTGGGACGACCGATACGGCGATCGTCGAACGTCGATGACCATTCTGGTCTGCGGCGCGGAACGCCTCGAGATCGAGGACGCGCTGCGGCAGGCGTTGGTCACCGATGACGAAATGAGCAGTCCCGGAAGCTGGGCCGACTATCCCGACCCGTTCGGGCATTGGCACGAGGAGCCGTGCGGCGACTCGGCCGGGCACAGCGAATTATCCAGGCCCACAACCGGGCCCACAACCAACCACGGAGAAGACCGATGA
- the rpmB gene encoding 50S ribosomal protein L28, with product MSARCQVTGRSPGFGNSVSHSHRRTSRRWSPNIQIKTYYLPSEGRRVRLRVSAKGIKVIDRDGIEAVVARMRREGQKI from the coding sequence ATGTCTGCACGATGCCAAGTCACCGGGCGCTCACCGGGTTTCGGTAATTCGGTGTCGCACTCGCATCGGCGCACCAGCCGGCGCTGGTCGCCGAATATCCAGATCAAGACCTACTACTTGCCCTCGGAGGGGAGGCGCGTCCGGCTTCGGGTCAGCGCCAAGGGCATCAAGGTCATCGACCGCGACGGGATCGAAGCCGTGGTGGCGCGCATGCGCCGGGAAGGACAGAAAATCTGA
- the rpsN gene encoding 30S ribosomal protein S14, whose product MAKRSKIVKNDQRVETVARYAERRAELKNIIRSPGSTADEKLSAQRELARQPRDASAVRVRNRDAVDGRPRGHLRKFGLSRVRVRELAHQGQLPGVRKASW is encoded by the coding sequence GTGGCCAAGCGATCCAAGATCGTCAAGAACGACCAGCGCGTCGAGACAGTCGCCCGCTACGCCGAGCGCCGGGCCGAACTGAAGAACATCATCCGCTCGCCGGGCAGCACCGCGGACGAAAAGCTCAGCGCCCAGCGCGAACTGGCACGTCAGCCGCGCGATGCGAGCGCGGTGCGGGTGCGCAACCGCGATGCCGTCGACGGGCGCCCGCGCGGACATCTGCGGAAGTTCGGTCTGTCGAGAGTGCGGGTGCGCGAACTGGCCCACCAGGGACAGCTGCCCGGAGTTCGGAAGGCGAGCTGGTGA
- the rpmG gene encoding 50S ribosomal protein L33: MARNEIRPTVKLRSTAGTGYTYVTKKNRRNDPDRMVLRKYDPVIRRHVEFREER, from the coding sequence ATGGCACGCAACGAGATCCGGCCCACCGTGAAGCTGCGGTCGACCGCCGGCACCGGGTATACCTACGTGACAAAGAAGAACCGCCGCAACGATCCCGACCGGATGGTGTTGCGGAAATACGACCCCGTGATTCGGCGCCACGTTGAGTTCCGAGAGGAGCGCTGA